Proteins encoded in a region of the Lepeophtheirus salmonis chromosome 6, UVic_Lsal_1.4, whole genome shotgun sequence genome:
- the Vha14-1 gene encoding V-type proton ATPase subunit F: MAIAGARGKLIGVIGDEDTCVGFLLGGIGEMNKNRKPNFMVVDKDSAITEIEDCLKTFIKRDDIDIILINQNVAEMVRAVIDAHTAPIPAILEIPSKDFPYDPSKDSILRRAKGLFNPDELR, from the exons ATGGCGATTGCAGGAGCTCGAGGTAAATTAATTGGCGTTATCGGAGATGAGGATACTTGCGTTGGATTCCTCTTGGGGGGTATCGGAGAAATGAACAAGAATCGAAAGCCCAACTTCATGGTCGTTGACAAAG ACAGTGCCATCACGGAAATAGAGGATTGTCTCAAAACTTTCATCAAAAGAGATGACATCGATATCattctcataaatcaaaatgtCGCAGAAATGGTGAGAGCTGTGATTGATGCACATACAGCTCCTATTCCAGCTATCCTGGAAATCCCATCTAAAGATTTCCCATATGATCCTTCCAAGGACTCCATACTTCGACGTGCCAAGGGTCTTTTTAATCCGGATGAATTGAGATAA
- the eIF2Bbeta gene encoding translation initiation factor eIF2B subunit beta yields MTSSTTTKLGYQSITEISSRTFAQAALARFIQVITKLLQESVSASEIIKSVKSTFSGDSSNVAEANVLRRVLKAIREETASLLSLKEKENVSSLTEIATNNVEERSLLEPHPELKTRVLESLQELQMELESSVEEISSQAPQHIHADEVILTLGKSSTVEAFLKEAAKDRKFHVIVAEGSPFNRGRDLAMSLAHKIPTTLIPDSAIFAMMARVNKVIIGTHSVLADGGLEAATGSYTLALAAKHYSVPLIVCSPIYKLSPVFHSSEKGCAANHFDSPRQSLGELGEGEIASLVRTVNPVFEYVPPRLVTLFISNVSGHAPSYVYRLLSEFYHSDDYDLRT; encoded by the coding sequence ATGACTTCCTCAACGACAACCAAGTTGGGATATCAATCCATTACGGAGATTTCCTCCAGAACTTTTGCTCAAGCTGCACTCGCTCGTTTCATCCAAGTGATAACAAAACTCCTTCAAGAGTCTGTGAGCGCCTCAGAGATCATCAAGTCCGTGAAATCCACCTTTTCCGGAGACTCTTCGAATGTTGCAGAAGCAAACGTTCTTCGAAGAGTTTTGAAAGCCATCCGGGAAGAAACAGCAAGTCTTCTCTCattgaaagagaaagaaaacGTGTCCTCTCTCACAGAAATTGCAACTAATAATGTGGAGGAAAGATCACTGCTGGAGCCCCATCCCGAGCTCAAAACCCGTGTCTTGGAGTCGCTTCAGGAGCTTCAAATGGAACTGGAGTCCTCCGTAGAAGAGATATCGAGCCAAGCCCCTCAGCATATTCATGCAGATGAGGTTATTCTAACCCTAGGGAAATCTTCTACTGTGGAAGCCTTTTTGAAAGAGGCAGCCAAGGATAGAAAGTTTCATGTGATTGTAGCTGAGGGATCTCCTTTCAACCGCGGCCGTGACCTTGCTATGTCTCTTGCTCACAAAATCCCCACCACACTCATCCCAGACAGCGCCATCTTTGCCATGATGGCTCGTGTTAACAAAGTTATTATTGGTACACACTCCGTTCTGGCAGATGGAGGTCTGGAGGCAGCAACTGGGAGCTATACTCTCGCCTTGGCTGCTAAACATTATTCTGTACCCTTAATCGTCTGTTCCCCTATCTACAAGCTATCCCCAGTTTTTCATTCAAGTGAAAAAGGCTGTGCTGCAAATCATTTTGATTCACCCAGGCAAAGTCTTGGAGAATTAGGAGAGGGGGAAATAGCGTCCCTTGTACGTACTGTCAATCCTGTATTCGAATACGTTCCTCCACGGCTTGTTACTCTCTTTATATCCAATGTGTCAGGGCATGCCCCTTCTTACGTTTATCGCTTGTTGAGTGAGTTTTATCATTCAGATGATTATGATTTAAGGACTTAA
- the LOC139905702 gene encoding uncharacterized protein produces the protein MLVSNLSRFAVLLIEHEHARLLHSGPATTLASLRSPYWIVRGRQLVNSIIRQCVRCLRSLAKRSPQNMGDLPVARVDVGPPFAQTRIDYVAKVLQKEKEVFAEWSVSRGIRGKFIPHRAPHCGGARETMVKLTKNILRRQFGNAHMTVKQLVEIEAVLDSFPLVPLSPDASEDAITSSMLITGFNITNLLDRFVDSH, from the exons ATGTTAGTTTCAAATCTATCACGTTTCGCTGTTCTTCTTATTGAACATGAACATGCAAGATTACTTCACTCTGGTCCTGCTACAACTTTAGCATCACTCCGTTCTCCTTATTGGATTGTTCGAGGGAGACAATTAGTCAATTCAATAATACGTCAATGTGTTAGATGTCTACGTTCTTTAGCCAAGCGGTCTCCACAGAACATGGGTGATTTACCTGTCGCAAGGGTAGATGTGGGTCCTCCATTTGCACAAACTAGAATTGACTATGTAG CTAAggttttacaaaaagaaaaagaagttttCGCCGAATGGTCAGTTTCTAGAGGGATTAGAGGGAAATTTATCCCACATAGAGCACCTCATTGTGGAGGTGCAAGGGAAACAATggtcaaattaacaaaaaatattcttcgtCGTCAATTTGGAAATGCACATATGACCGTCAAACAATTAGTAGAGATCGAGGCTGTACTTGATAGCTTCCCTTTGGTTCCTTTGTCTCCAGATGCTTCTGAAGATGCGATCACTTCGTCAATGCTCATCACCGGTTTCAATATCACAAACCTTCTGGATCGCTTTGTTGACAGCCATTAA